AGGCACTGCGCATGGTGCCCGACGAGCGGCTGCCCGGCACCATGATCGTCGGGCTCACACTCACCGTGGCCACGCAGGCGTTCATCTTCATCGCCAAAGTGGATATCGATCCGCTGCTGTTGCTGCTCATGATCAGCACCGCGCTGTTCGGTGGTTGGCTTGGCGCCGGTATCGTGTCTCGGCTACCGCGTCGGCCCATCCAGGTTGGGATGGCTGTGGCCCTGCTGGTGGCCGCGCTGTTCATGACAGTGTCGCAACTGGGCCGCATGCCGGAGGGAGGCACGGCCCTCACACTGGACGGCGGCGCGCTCTGGCTGGCACTTGGGGTGAATCTCGTGCTGGGCGCGCTCATCATGCTTGGCATCGGCAACTATGGACCGACCTTCGTGCTGCTGGCCGCCCTGGGCATGGACCCGCGCGCAGCCTTTCCGATCATGATGGGGAGCGGTGCGTTCGCCGCGCTCATCGGCGGCATCGCCTTCGTCAAACGGCAGCGACAGGTGAACCAACCCGCACTCGGTCTGGTGCTGGGCGGCATTCCCGGCGTCGTGGTGGCGGCGCTGCTGGTCACCAACCTGCCCATTGCGGCGCTTCGCTGGCTGGTCATCGGCGTGGTGGTGTATGCCGCCCTCACCATGATACGCGACGCCATGCGGCCGCCGCAGCGGCCGTGAATCCGGCCGCTGCGTGAAGGGCCGCAACGCGGGTCAGCGCACCGCCAGCCGCTTCCGCTCCACCGTCTCTTCCCAGTCCGCAAATGGCCCGTCGAAGTCCTTGAGCTTCGGACCGTCGAACCACCAAACGCGCGTGGCCACCTCGCGCAGGAACGCACGGTCGTGGCTCACGATCAGCACCGTGCCTTCGTACTCCTCCAGCGCGTCCTCGAGTACCTCGATGTTCTCGACATCGAGGTGATTCGTGGGCTCGTCCAGTACGAGCAGGTTTGCGCCGGACAGCGTCATGAGCGCCATGGCCATGCGGGCGCGTTCGCCACCGCTCAGCGTGCGGATCTCGCGGAACACTTCTTCGCCACTGAAGCCGAAAGCCCCCAGGTGATTCTGCACCGACCCGCGGCTCCAGAGCGGACGCTGCGCCTGGATGGCGTCGAACATGGACAGGTTGAGCGGCAGGTCGCTCAGGTCCTGACGGAAGTATGCCGGCGTGATGGAACTACCGACACGCGCCTGACCGCCAGAGGGCGCGCGGTCTCCCATGATGCTCGCAATGAACGAGGACTTGCCGGCGCCGTTCGGACCGACCAGCGCCACGAAGTCGTTGCGGCGCAGCACCGCCGTGAAGTCCTCCACCAGCACCCGGCCGGGGACTTCCACGCGCAGGTCCTTGATGTCGATGACCTGATCACCGCCGCGCTCGGCCACCTTGAACTCGAGCGACATGGCCGCCGGATCACCGGGAGGCGGCGCCAAACGCGGCAGGCGCTCGAGACGCTTGCGCTTGCCCTTGGCCTGAAAGGAGTTCACACCGGCGATGTTGCGACGGATATACTCCTCTTCCTTCTTCACATACGCACGCTGCTTCTCGAGCTCGCGCTCACGCGTGAGGCGACGTTCGGCACGCTGCGGTACGAACTGGCTGTAGTTGCCTTTATACGACTCGCAGGACTTGGCCTCGATGTGCAGAATGTTCGTGCAGATGGCATCGAGAAACGCACGGTCGTGTGACACCACCAGCACCGTTTCATCGCACTCCTTGAGCCAGTCCTGCAACCACGCAATGGTCTCGAGATCGAGATGGTTGGTGGGCTCGTCGAGCATCAGCAGGTCGGCTGGCGCAATGAGCTGCGCCGCCAGACCCACACGCCCGCGTTCTCCACCGGACAGCGTGGACACGAGACGCGTCTTCGATTCCTCGGCATCGAAACCAAGACCCTGCAGCACCGCGTCCACGCGCGAGTGGTAGATGTAGCCGCCCAGATCGGCAAAGCGCTCCTGGTCGCGGCCGAACTGCTCCAGCATGGCGTCCGTGACCTTGTCACCCAGCTCACCCAGCTGCATGGCCTGCTCAGCGATGCGCTGCTCGAGCGCGATGACCTCACGCCACGCGGCGGCTCCCGCCTCCCAGACCGTGGTCGCCCCCTCGAACGCGCGGTGCTGGTCGAGCAGGGCGTGTCGCATGCCGGGCTTGCGCGCCACACTGCCGGTGGTGGGCTGCCGGTCACCCGTGATGACGCCAAAGATGGACGTCTTGCCCGCCCCGTTGCGCCCGATGATGCCCCAGCGTTCGCCTTCGGCCACGGTGAAAGTGATGTCCTTGAGCAGCTCGGTGGCGCCGAAGGAAATGCCGATGTTGGAGCAGGAGATGAGGGTCACGCGCGCACGGAGTTTTCGGGGAAAGCCACGGAAACCCGAAAGCTAATGCCTCCGCTGCCGCCACCCCACGAGACCGAGCCCGAGCGCCGACACAACCAGAAGCGACGCGCTGGCCGGCTCGGGAACCTGGACCGGCAACTGCGCCACTGCATAACGGGCCATGGCCTGCGAGACTTTCGGATTGCGGTGCACGGTGTCGAACAACAGGTAGGGACTGTCCAGATAGGGGTCGCCCGCCGTGGTGGCGGCAATGGCTGCTTCGAGGCAGGCGGCGTCGGTATTACAGCTGCCAAAGCTCGTGATACCCAGCCCGGCCAGATACCCGGGGGCCAGCAGCACCGTTTGATTGAACACGCGGGTGTCGAGTACCGTCAGTGTGATGCCGCTGATGCTCGACAGGCCGCCAAGCAGGGCCGCGTTGTAGGCGAGAAACGGGTCGACGGCGCCACCCAGTGTTTGCACCAGAAAGTTGGTGGCGCCCGCATTGACCAGGCGCTGGATCTGTGACACCGCGGCGCCGGCCACGACGCCGGCCTGCGCGGTGGTGCGGCCGAAGAAATCGAAATCGTTGGATCCGATGTTGATGACGTACAAGGCATCGGACGGCAGCACACTGCTGTAGTCGGTGAGCGCCGACGTCACCTGCGAGCTGAAATAGAGCGCGGTCTGCGCCCGTAGTGTGCCTGGAGTTGGAGCCGCTTCCCCAGCGAGTGGGCCCACCCAACCGAAGCCATAGGCGTAGTTCTGACCTCCGGCCAGCGAAGGCATGGCGTCGTGGCCGAGCGCCTGGGCCAGATAGTCGGAGAACGCCGGTCCAGACTGCCAGCGCCCGTCGTAGTAACCCTTGTCTGCGGTCGGCGCTGCGGGGTGGTTCTTCAGATCATCGTCCAACAGCCAATTGCCGGTGTCGAGTGCACTGGTCCCGAAGAAGAACACGTCAGAGTAGAGCGGCTGGGCGAGCACCGGCGCAGCGGGCAATACCAGCGCAACCAGAGCGAACAACAGTCGGCGAAACATGCGGGCCTCGTGCACAGGGGGAGCAGAACGTGAACGGCGCAGGGCCAGGGTCCTGCACGGACGTATGCATTCACGCGAGAAATTCCTGCGTTTCGGCTCATGCGCTGCGCATATCAGGAACCATCACCGCGCCCCGTGATTTTTACCGACGTCACAGACCGTCGTGCGTTCGGGCACGATGACCGACTGCGACCCGCCCCATCCGCTGTGTCATGTCGTCCTCGTCCGCGCGTTTCGCCTCGGCTCCGTCAGCCACATCGTCTGCTCACGCCCTGCCCTTCGCCCGACGGCGGCTGCGGCTTGGCATCACCGGGGTGGGGAGCTCCGTGCTGCTGGCTGGGGCGCTGCTGCTGGCCGTTTGGCAGGCGTGGATCCCGCTGGATGCGAGCTGGCGCATGCAGCCGGGACTCGGCGGCATCGCATTGTCGGTGTTCGCGCTGACGATGGCCGTGTATCTGGTGCATGCGCTGCTGTTGCTGCCGGTGGAGTATGCGGGCGGACGTCGTGCCATTCGACAGGTTCCGCCGCTCTCCATCTGGATGGGGTCATGGCTGCGCGGCGTGCTGGTATTGGCGCTGCTGTCTGCGACATCCATGGCGGCAGTGATCAGCGCCGGTATCGCTGGTGGCACGCGTGCCGCGGTGCTCACGACGGTTGGCGTGTCCATGCTGGTGTTGACGGCGCAGGGGCTGTTGGCACGATGGGTGAATCGCCTGCCGGTCCGCTCACTTCCCGCGGCGTTGAACGACGAAGTGAAGAACGCCGGTCTCGACGCGCGGGCCATCCGCGTGGTGGAGGCCGCAGACGAAGCGTTCGTGGGCGGATGGCTTGGGTCGCTGCGACCGACCTTGTGGATTCCGGCTCGCTGGACTGGCAGCGACATGCAGACCCTGCGTCGTGTGCAGTGGGTGCGCCGCGGCGTGCAACTGCGTTCCGGCGCGCGCATGCGCGGCTGGTGGGCGGCCGTGCTGTGGCCCGCGTTGGGCCTGTGGTTGAGCGTCTCGCTGCTGCCCTTTGGCTGGGACGATGCACGGCTGTGGGTGTCGTTGCCGGCGATGAGCACCGTGTGGTCGTTCGTGGCCGTGCTGTTGCTGCCGACGATGTCACGGCCGGCGGTCTATCACGCAGACGCCGAGGCGGCGCGCGTGGTTGGGGTGGAGGACACGGCGCGGGTCATTTCACAGCTCGACCAGTGGCAGGATGACGAGCCGGAACGCACGGCACTGGTGGAATCGATCTTTCATCCGGTGGCGTCAGCCGGCAACCGCGTGCGACGTCTGCACGATGACGCGACGGCAGAGAATCGCGGCGGCCATCAGCAGACGCGACTCACCCTGCTGTCCTCGCTGGTGACGGGCAGTGTGCTGGGCCGCGTGGTGCACTGCAATATCGGGCGGCCCGCACTCTGGGTGGTGTACCCGGGCGACTGAGCGCGCGGTACGGGGTATCGCGCGTCCACCTGGCTGAGTCTCGAGAGCCCATTCTGACCGAACGATGGCGGATTCCAATACTTAGGTATTTACAAAAGTGTTGGACGACCGTAGACTGCGTGCACCCACCCGTCTCTTGCCCCGTCCAGCCATGGCCCGAGCTGCAGTTGCCGATGCGGTGTTTGCCGCACTCTCCAATCCGACCCGACGCAAGGTGCTCGAACGACTGTCGGTCGGTCCGGCCACCGTCAGCGAACTGGCGGAACCCTTCGACATGCAACTGCCGTCCTTTGTTCAGCATCTCTCGGTGCTGGAGCGAAGTCGTCTGGTGACGTCGAACAAGCAGGGGCGCATTCGCACCTACGAGCTTACGCCAGAACGGCTCAAGCTGGCAGAAGACTGGCTCAGCGCACGCCGCGCGGTGTGGGAGTCCCGACTCGATCGATTCGAGCAGCACGTCCACCACCTCAAGACCAGAGAGGCGACACCGTGAGCGCGCCACAGAGCCCCACAGCGAGTACCACGTTTGCGTTCGACCCCAAGCGGGACTTCGCGATCGAGCGCTTCATCGATGCGCCCATTGCGCTCGTATGGGAAGCGCTGACGAAGCCGGAGCATGTCGCCGAATGGTACATGCCCAAAGCGTGGGGGCGGGTGGCGTACGCCGAGATGGATCTGCGACCAGGGGGCGCCTTTCGCGTCGACATTGCCGTAGGGGACGGCGCAGCGTTCCCCAACCTTGGTTGCTTTCTGGACGTCGTGCCGCAGCAACGGCTCGCCTGGACCTCCATGCTGTTTCCCGGTTATCGCCCGGCGGTGTTTGATGACATCCCCATCACCGCCATTGTTACCATGGAGGCTGTCGGACGCGGCACCCGCTACATCTTCACGGCCCTGCATCGCAGCGAAGCCGATTGCGAAGCCAACAGGACCTCAGGCTTCTACCAGGGGACGGAGATGGCGGTGGACCAGTTGGTGAATCACGTGCTGGTGCTCAATCGCGGGTAACGGGCCGCGTGCGCCCAGATGTTGCACTGGGCGATCTGGATGTGCGTTGCCTGACGCCGCGAATCAGTCGCTGAAACGTCGGGCAGGCCAGATGATGCTGTGCGCGACAGTCTGCAGCGTGTCGCAGGCCGTCGCGCATGGCCGTCAACCGCCGGATCTGCCGTGAGAACTCGTCGGCGCGCGCGCGCAGCAACGATCGGTCAACAGACAGCGTGCCGTCGGCCCCCAGCATCTGGCCGATCTCGTCGAGCGAAAGGCCGACCGATTGTCCAAGCGCGATGAATGCCAATCGATCCAGCACATCGTCGGCAAACTGCCGGCGCAGTCCGTGGCGTGAGGCGGACCGAATGAGGCCCAGGGATTCGTAGTGGCGCAAGGCCGAGGCGCGCAGACCCGTGTGGCGGGCCACTTCGCCGATGTCCATCATGGTGCTTGACCTCAAGTCGACTTGAAGTCGTATGCTGCCTCCGTCCGCCGTTTCCCGCAACCCGGAGGCCACATGTCCCTTGCCATACGTACCGCGCTCATCGGCGTGCTCGCCACCCTGTTCATGGACCTG
This portion of the Gemmatimonas sp. UBA7669 genome encodes:
- a CDS encoding SRPBCC domain-containing protein, which codes for MSAPQSPTASTTFAFDPKRDFAIERFIDAPIALVWEALTKPEHVAEWYMPKAWGRVAYAEMDLRPGGAFRVDIAVGDGAAFPNLGCFLDVVPQQRLAWTSMLFPGYRPAVFDDIPITAIVTMEAVGRGTRYIFTALHRSEADCEANRTSGFYQGTEMAVDQLVNHVLVLNRG
- a CDS encoding helix-turn-helix domain-containing protein codes for the protein MMDIGEVARHTGLRASALRHYESLGLIRSASRHGLRRQFADDVLDRLAFIALGQSVGLSLDEIGQMLGADGTLSVDRSLLRARADEFSRQIRRLTAMRDGLRHAADCRAQHHLACPTFQRLIRGVRQRTSRSPSATSGRTRPVTRD
- a CDS encoding SGNH/GDSL hydrolase family protein; this encodes MFRRLLFALVALVLPAAPVLAQPLYSDVFFFGTSALDTGNWLLDDDLKNHPAAPTADKGYYDGRWQSGPAFSDYLAQALGHDAMPSLAGGQNYAYGFGWVGPLAGEAAPTPGTLRAQTALYFSSQVTSALTDYSSVLPSDALYVINIGSNDFDFFGRTTAQAGVVAGAAVSQIQRLVNAGATNFLVQTLGGAVDPFLAYNAALLGGLSSISGITLTVLDTRVFNQTVLLAPGYLAGLGITSFGSCNTDAACLEAAIAATTAGDPYLDSPYLLFDTVHRNPKVSQAMARYAVAQLPVQVPEPASASLLVVSALGLGLVGWRQRRH
- a CDS encoding ABC-F family ATP-binding cassette domain-containing protein; translated protein: MTLISCSNIGISFGATELLKDITFTVAEGERWGIIGRNGAGKTSIFGVITGDRQPTTGSVARKPGMRHALLDQHRAFEGATTVWEAGAAAWREVIALEQRIAEQAMQLGELGDKVTDAMLEQFGRDQERFADLGGYIYHSRVDAVLQGLGFDAEESKTRLVSTLSGGERGRVGLAAQLIAPADLLMLDEPTNHLDLETIAWLQDWLKECDETVLVVSHDRAFLDAICTNILHIEAKSCESYKGNYSQFVPQRAERRLTRERELEKQRAYVKKEEEYIRRNIAGVNSFQAKGKRKRLERLPRLAPPPGDPAAMSLEFKVAERGGDQVIDIKDLRVEVPGRVLVEDFTAVLRRNDFVALVGPNGAGKSSFIASIMGDRAPSGGQARVGSSITPAYFRQDLSDLPLNLSMFDAIQAQRPLWSRGSVQNHLGAFGFSGEEVFREIRTLSGGERARMAMALMTLSGANLLVLDEPTNHLDVENIEVLEDALEEYEGTVLIVSHDRAFLREVATRVWWFDGPKLKDFDGPFADWEETVERKRLAVR
- a CDS encoding sulfite exporter TauE/SafE family protein, which gives rise to MPDIRLLLLSALGLLSALFVWHWWRSLRGHGTERLRPTWVQLLIGFAVSFLDTLGIGSLATTTTLFKALRMVPDERLPGTMIVGLTLTVATQAFIFIAKVDIDPLLLLLMISTALFGGWLGAGIVSRLPRRPIQVGMAVALLVAALFMTVSQLGRMPEGGTALTLDGGALWLALGVNLVLGALIMLGIGNYGPTFVLLAALGMDPRAAFPIMMGSGAFAALIGGIAFVKRQRQVNQPALGLVLGGIPGVVVAALLVTNLPIAALRWLVIGVVVYAALTMIRDAMRPPQRP
- a CDS encoding ArsR/SmtB family transcription factor; protein product: MARAAVADAVFAALSNPTRRKVLERLSVGPATVSELAEPFDMQLPSFVQHLSVLERSRLVTSNKQGRIRTYELTPERLKLAEDWLSARRAVWESRLDRFEQHVHHLKTREATP